GGGGGCGTGCCAGCCTGAGGGCACGTTCTGACCCGGGATCTGATTGGCTGGCACAGGACCACACTCTACAACTGAAAGGATACGTGAGGCCCGGGGGCTCCTGTGATTGGCCGAGGGCTACGCGTTTGGCGGAAGCAGCGGTTTCACATTGATTGGCTGGAGGGAATCCCACGACTGCTGCCTATTGGTTGAAGTTTAAATGACCCTCCTATAATTGGTTGTTGGGCTCCGCTTGGGCCCAACCGTGGAATCGGCCCAGGGGAATGGGAGTTAACCCTTTAGAGACTGACGTCCGGCTCAGgcgctttatttatttttattattacttaaatttttttatttttaaagtagtctctacacccaacatggaactcGAACTTACAGCCCCGAGATCAACAGGCGCCTGctttacggactgagccagccgggcgctcCGCCTTGGGCGCTTTAGCCCTTCCCCATTCGGCCTGCAGCCCCAGGGCGCTGTGGCTCGTTCTCCGGGGGTTTCTCCCCTGGTCTCCACAGCTGAGACTTCTGGTCCCTCAAGTGTCCCACCCCGCCCGGTCCTAGTGAACTGagtcccccttcccccccagctCCGGGTCTAAATCCAATAACAGGCCGCCCCAGTGGAGCCACTAGTTCCCCGAAAGCGAAAGGcccggggcctcagtttccccgcttGGTAGGTTGCCACGCGCCTCCCACGGAAGGTGGCCTCGAGCCTCCGTTTTCCCGATGGTCCCGGAGGGATGAGTCCCCGGCTCTGCCCGTGGACAGGCGCGAGGCCTCCGGGTCCCGGCTCGCGCGGGCAGGCCgagcccccctcccgcccccaggcTGGGGCCCCTCCCCCTCGGGGCGGAGCCGTGTCACGTGCCGGGAAGAAAGAGCCGGCGGCGCGCAAGTCGCACGGGGCGCAGGGCGCGGGGCGCTTGGGGCGGAGCGGCCATGGCAGGTACGGCGGGCCCggctgggggtcggggggggggggcggggtggggtcgAGAGGCCGGGGCGGCTGGGGGCGCGCGGCCCCTTGCAGCTTGTCGCTGCCCGCAGCTCCGGAGCCGCTGTCCCCGGCGGGTGGCGCGGGCGAGGAGGCACCCGATGAGGACGAGGACGAGGCAGAGGCCGAGGACCCCGAGAGGCCGGCTGGAGCTGGCGGCGCGCGCAGCggaggcggcgggggcgggggcggggtcggcggcggcggcggcggcggcggggccggaGCCGGGGCGGGCCCGGGGGGCTGCGGCGGGCCCGGGGGCGCGCTCACCCGGCGCGCGGTCACGCTGCGGGTTCTCCTCAAAGATGCGCTACTGGAGCCCGGCGCCGGGGTGCTGTCCATCTACTACTTGGTGAGCGTCCCCTACCCCCCATCCCGTccggctggggcaggagggggaaactgaggcccagagctcTCCTCCCACCGGCCAAGCccaggtgtggggaggggaaatTGAAACAAGCATCCAGACCCAGCACGAACCCTTCTGGGCTGCAGGGCATCGTTTACCGAACAGCCCATTCCccagaggagaaactgaggctcggagaggacACCACCgctttcctggctgtgtgaccttactCAACCTCTCCATatcctggtttcctcatctataaaatgggtttttatttttcctgtcgcGGGGTTGTAGGAGGGTCAAAGGAATACAGCGCCCAGCAGGCAGCCTGCTACACTATGCTTTACACGTTTGCTGCTGTTTCCTTGGGCCTTGTGAGTGGGGGCAGTTCATGAATggagcacttgctgtgtgccaggctgtgtgctgtgtgtTAGGGACCAAGCAGGCCCTGTCCCTGCCCTTTGGGGGCTCACGGTCCAGTGAGCGGGTGGGCAGACACAGAGCTGGGCAGTTTTAATCCAGGCTGATGAGGACTGACTGTGGACATACAGGGACCGGGAGGCATGTAAGCTGGTCAGTTTCCTGGGAGGGATGCTGTGGGCAGAAGTGGGTGCCAAGCTCCggggagcagggcggggggggggggggagtcagggaggacttcctggaggtggCTTGGTGGGTACCAGGGCCTGGGTGCAGCCAGGCTGCTGTTACTGCAGGGGAAGAAGTTCATGGGAGACCTACAGCCCGACGGGAGGATCGTGTGGCAGGAAACGGGACAGGTGTTCAACTCACCCAGCGCCTGGGCCACCCACTGCAAGAAGCTGGTGAACCCAGCCAAGAAGTCCGGCTGTGGCTGGGCCTCTGTCAAGTACAAGGGCCAGAAACTGGACAAGTACAAGGCGGCCTGGCTCCGGCGACACCAGCTGCACATTCCCACGGCTGCTGCCGATGAGGTGAGTCCCTCAGCCTCCTGAAGCGCTGTTGGATAAGGAGTACCCAGAGTGAGCACATTGGAGCTGGGCCCTGTGGGATGACCAGCAGTTTGTCAGAGCGAGGCGAAGGGAGGAGTTTTCAGAGGGAGCCAAAGACCGCAGAGCCGCGGAGGTAGGAAGCCACACAGCGCTTGGGGAACCATGATCAGTGGATACAGCCTGAGGCTCACGTGTCTTAAGCAGCTGAGGGGACTGGAGACAGTGGCAGGGACCAGGTCGGGGAGAGTTTCTAATGCTATGATAGTAATAACATCTTTGAATATTCACCAGCTGGTGAGCTTGGCCTAGGGTCGTCTCTGGGTGCTAATTCTCCTTCGTATGTAAATGAAGGTGCTAACAGTATCCGTATGTATCATGTATGTATATCTTGCTGGCAGATCGGAAATCTGCAGGGCCGATGTCAGGCTGGAAACAGGCGGGGAGGACTTGGGCTTTTTCCCTGAGGTGGGTGGGAGcccaggaaggcagagaggatGGGCAGACCTGACTCAGGTGCCCACATGCGCCCCCTGGTGGCCGCCGTCTGGCACAAAGACTGGGGGCTGGCCCGGGTGAAAGTTGGGGACCAGGATGCAGGTGACAGAACCTGGTCCGGGCAGGAGATGATGGGGTGGACCGGGCGGACAATTGATGGATCAAGAAGCGGGCAAGTTTTGGCTGATTTTGAAAGTGGATCTCACTGGATTTGCGGTTGCATCAGATAGATGTCGGTGTTAAGAGATGTTTTGTTCCGAGCAAGTGGATGGATGAGGCTGCCATGGGGATTGGGGAGGATTGGGGGACAGTCAGGTGCGGCGTGGTTATAGAGCTGAGTGGAGGTGCCTGGGagcacccccgcctcccccccccccgcccccccccgccgagACTTCCAGGATCAGCCGGACGCTGAGTCTGGAGCTCAGGGGAGGCTTGGGCTGGAGATAGGACTGTGGGGGTGGTCAGGCCAGAGACAGGGTTCCAGTCCCAAGAGTGGAGGAGACTGCCCCGGAGGGGAGCAGGTAGGGAGAGAAGAAACCCGAGGACCCAGCCTGCACaccggggaggggtgggagacGGAGGGGACTGGAGAGATGGGAGGGAAGCTGGGTCCCTGGGCCGCTCCCAGAAGAAGGAGCCAGGACCAGCCGGACCCTGCGGCGAGGAGGAAGAGTACAGAGACCATGTGCCTGTTGGGTTTTGGACACTGAGAGGTCACCCCAGCAGGGGCAGGTGAGGGCAGATCAGGAGAGATTATTGAGAGAATCTGGTAAAATAATCCCTATAAGCACTTGCTTGCTCAGTGAACGGATCGACAGGAGGTGTGCTAATTGCCTTGCAGGCATTATTTGATTTCACCCTGATGCTGTCCCTGTGCGCTGGAGGTCATTAgcccctttttacagatgaggagaacagagctcagagaggttagggcGCTTGCTAGAAGCTGCACAGCTTGTAAAAGCGGAGGAGAGGTTTGAAACTCCGCCCGGCAGCTGCTGGAAGGTGCTCAGATCTGAGCGGCACCAGGACCTCAGGCCGCCTGTGCTCACTCGCTCCCTCTAGTGGGCCCCTGGGGCAATGGCAGGACCCTAAGGCCAGCTGAAGGTCTGAGTGGAACTTGGTGAGGAGGGTGGGTGGTACCCAGCTGAGGGTCCTGCCCCCACCAGAGCCCGGCCAgcgaaggggaggaggaggagctgttgatggaggaagaagaggaggaggttcTGGCAGGGGTCTCCACTGAGGACAAGAGTCGGAGGCTACCTGCCAAGGGACCCTTGGAGCCTGCGCACCCAGGTGAGAGGCTTagaggagggcaggaggcggGCAGAACTCGGGtgaggaggtggctgggggggtggggcagatcTTGCGTTTTTCTCAGCACTCCCAACATGCCTGGCGGACTTCCTAGTTCTACTGCCTAATTTCTTTCTCGCggcctgacttctttttttttttttttttaatgtttatttattttaagagagagagagagatcgtgagcaggggaggggtggggggggggggacaatcccaagcaggctctgtgcagtcagtgcagagcctgagtcagggctcaacccacaaacactgagatcatgacctgagccgcaatcaagagtctggtgctcaacggactgagccccccagcgccccccacccccctgcctggCTTCTTAAGCTCTAATGCTGGATTTCTTGGTCCCATGGTCCGATTTCTTCACTATGCTGCCTGATTTCCACGCTCCCCTATAGGATTTCGCTGCCTCAGTGCCTGGTTCCTTTGGCCCCCTGCCTGGTTTCCTGGGGTCCTTCCCTGATTTCCTAAGCCCTTCCTCTGGtattttaatctccttttttCCAGTTTGTTAACCTGCCACCTGATCTCCCTCTGGAGGTTTTTTCTTGGGCCGCCTTGTCTTTGTTTTCCACTTCTGGGCTGGGAGGGATTGAGGCTGCCTTTTCCCCCCTCGCCCACCCCACAGAGGCCGTGCCCCCTGGGAAGCGGGTGGAAAACAAGATCCGGGTGCCTGTGCGGTATTGCATGCTGGGCAGTCGAGACTCTGCCAGGTCAGACACACCCTGTGCCCGCCACACCCTCGCCCCCAGGTTTCACTAGCTCttgcgggtggggggggggacccaaGGCCTCACACCCTCAGCACTGGCTCTGGGGGCCGGGGGAGCTAGCTCGGGGCTGAGTTCCTGAAGCTGCGGGACCCTCTGGCTCCTACAGGAACCCCCACACCCTGGTGGAAGTAACATCCTTCGCTGCCATCAACAAGTTCCAGCCGTTCAACGTGGCCATCTCCAGCAACGTGCTGTTCCTGCTGGTGTGTGCCCAGCCGTCACCTTGTCCCTTGAGGGCCAAGGGCCAGACCTGGGCAggtggctggggcacctggaaggGGTCCCTGGGAGGTTGGTCCttatgagggcagggaccttttctgttttgttcactgctgctAAACAGTAGGCACTCAATCAGTGAACGAAGGAGGAGGCCGATGGGGTGGTCCCGGCACATTGCAAGGGCTCTGGCCCCGAGGAGAGGCGCTTGGGGCTGGGCCGCCGCCTGAGCCGCTCTTCTGGTGTCCGTCCCCTCCCCAGGACTTCCACAGCCACCTGACTCGAAGCGAGGTcgtggggtacctggggggcCGCTGGGACATCAACAGCCAGAGTGGGTATTtggggccaggtgggcaggggggTGTCTGGGGCTGGGGTTGATGTCTACACCTTCTCTTCGCCTCTGCACAGTGCTCACGGTGCTGAGAGCCTTCCCCTGTCGGAGCCGGCTGGGGGACGCGGATATGGCGGCCACCATGGAAGAGGAGGTGAGGGGGCGCGGGGGGCCAGGGCGTTGTAGGGAGGGCTCGTGTGGACACAGCTGTCCTGGCTACCCTGTCCCGCTGGTTAGTAGTGCAAAAAACGAGCGTGcggaagagtgtgtgtgagcgcCCGCCCCGTGGCTGTGACCCTGTCCGTGGTCCTGCTTCCTCTGCGCAGGTGGCCCCGCCCTCTTTACCCCGAGCCCCGGTTTCCAGGCCGTGCCTGGCACGTAGGAAGAGCCCAGTGAATATTAGCTGCCATTCTCAACAGCGGTGTCCTAGTGGTGCTTTGTATGTGCCTGGCGCTGTGCAACGTGCACCACACCCACCTTCTGGCACCGCCAGTGACCCATGGGGACAGGCGAATAGGTGCGGCTTCTGCACGCACGTCTCTCGGCCCGCCTCTTTCTTGCTCCTTACGCCAGCACTTGCCTCTGCTTGCTGAAGGCATCCAGAAATGCCTGCTCCCGcccaagtgcacacacacatcctccTATCTGTTTAACTGTTTGAGTGCCCGCTGTGAGCCAGGAATTGGCGATACGGCCTGCCTGAAATAAACGTTTGCTTTGTGACAgatgcaccttttttttttttttttattaaaaaaaaatttttttttcaacgtttatttttttggggggacagagagagacagagcatgaacgggggaggggcagagagagagggagacacagaatcggaaacaggctccaggctccgagccatcagcccagagcctgacgcggggctcgaactcccggaccgcgagatggtgacctggctgaagtcaggcgcttaaccgactgcgccacccaggcgccccgacaggcgcatctttttatgtatttgttgactgttccccctcccctggcctcctaGACGGTGGGGGCGGGCTCTGTCTTGGTGCCGCTGTGTCCCCAGGCCAGGCACACGGCAGGCACAAATTAAGTGCTGGCCTCGAATGGGGATGGGATGCGGCAGGTGCGCTGGGAGGGGTGAGCGCGCACGAGGGCTGGGGGAGCCCCCGGCTCTACTGCAGCCTCGCCTGTGCCCCCAGATCTACCAGAGCCTGCTCCTGCGGGGCCTGTCCCTGGTGGGCTGGTACCACAGCCACCCGCACAGCCCCGCGCTCCCGTCGCTGCAGGACATCGACTCGCAGATGGACTACCAGCTGCGGCTGCAGGGCTCCAGCAACGGCTTCCAGCCCTGCCTCGCCCTGCTCTGCGGTAAGGCCTGGGCCGCGCGCGTGCGCATGCGTGCGTCCTGCGCGTGCGtccgtgtgcgcgcgcgcgtggcGCTTCGGGGCCGCCGACCCCTCCAGGCCGTCGCCACTCTCGCTGTCCTCCCGCAGCCCCTTACTACTCTGGCAACCCGGGCCCCGAGTCTAAGATCTCCCCCTTCTGGGTGATGCCGCCCCCCGAGGTAGGCGGggctgtggggggagggcagggtcGCGGCGCTGCGGGCCAGGAGGGGCCTGTCGATGGTCCGTGGCCAGGACTCTGGTTCTGGGCTCATTTAGGGGATCGGGGACCTCCGTTTCCCCCCGTGAAATGGGACCATAACCGTCGTGCTGTCCCGGGCTCCCGAGAGGGCCTGGATGTTGAAAAGGCGCGGGCATCACGTGGAGCCCTTGATACTAACACGgcctccctccccaactctgcCGAGTGCCATTCCCCACACCTGTCCCGGGGTCAGAAATCGGGCTTGGGAAGCCATTCCCGGGTGCGTGGCTCGCTTGGCGGCCTCTCTTGCTGGGGGCAGGGCCATGCCACTTCCGGAGTCGCACTGCAGCCTTCCATGGAGGATCCACGTGGCTCTGAACCTGGTCGCAGTGTGATTCTCTGACTGCTGGCCCAGGACGCATCCCCTCGTGGGATCGGAGGCTGGGCGTGACTGGCTCGTGTCCCTGCCAGCAAAGGCCCAGTGACTACGGCATCCCCATGGACGTGGAGATGGCCTACGTCCAGGACAACTTCCTGACTAATGACATCCTTCATGAGATGGTGAGCTCACTCCCGGGTGGGGCGCACAGGGCCCCTGAGAGGGGCGGGTGGGGCTGAAGGGCCCCGCTGGTCGGTGGCGAGACTGGAGGACTCAGGGTGGCTGAATGCGCCACGTCGGGGCATAGGCCAGACTCCTCGTCCGGGGCTGAAAATCACCTGTGGCTTTAGGCTCAAGTCCCTGATCCTTGCCCACCTGCTCCCCCGACCTGGCCTTGCTGTTCTGGAAGTTACCGGAGGTGCCCCCGCCTCGGGCCTCGGCACCTGCACTGATTCTCCAAATGGAGGCACGTGAGGGGACTTGAGGTGGTCCCCCAGCTGTTTTTTAGTGTCAGTGTTTCAAGTGGCGTTTGAAAAAAGCTAGTTGGTCACACCTGTGGGATCCCGGATACTGTTTGGATGAGGCTGCGCAAGGGGTCCGTGTCAGGCTTGTGCGACACTCGGGGCCCCTCCCTCTCACACACTCAGtgtgcctccctctgcctggggctACTTCGGTGCCCCTCCAGGGGCCTCCTGCTGAGCTCCCTGCTGGCACTCCTCAGTGGGTGGTCTCCCTCGGGGTCCTGGGCGCCTACGTGCCATATGGGACTGAAGCCCCACAGGCTGCCCACCGCTGTCTCCCCGGCACCTGGCACGGGTGGGAGGGCGGGAGCGAGGAGTCCCATCGGCCCCCTGTCCCCCAGATGCTGCTGGTGGAATTCTACAAGGGCGCCCCTGACCTCGTGAGGTTCCAGGAGCCCTGGAGCCAGGAGCACACGTACCTCGACAAGCTGAAGGTAAGACTCGTGTCCCCTGTCTCGTGCAGACTCCGTAGGAAGACAATGTGGGGGGAGCCCGTGAGAATCCACCCGCGGGCAGCCTGAGAAACAGTGTCCTAAGTTCCGTGTTATTTCAGCTGGGTGTCAACGCTGCCAGCAGCCTTGTTGGGTCACAGCTGGGGGGTGACAGTGACGGGGAGAGCTATTCAAGAGCAGCTAGAAAGGGGAGAACCCGCAGGCCCTGGGCCGTGGGGATGGAGAAGCCACACCGGGCCCTATGTCACGGCGTGGGCGCCCACCCGAGCGCACAAGGGGCCGGGGTCCGATTCAGAGCCTCAAGCGCCGGCAGAGCTGAGGCGAGCAGAGGTCTCTCCAGCTCGCCGGCCCTGCAGCCAGTGGGACGCTGCGGCGCGGCGGCCTCGGGGGTGTCTGACTGGCTTCCTGCCTTGTAGAGAAATGCAGTTTTGCACGTTTGCTTGTTTTGCTCAAACTTCAAGAGTGACCAGAGCTTCCGGCTGCCACGGGTCACTTCCACCCCATTGCTGggctggtggggcggggggcagccccCGGCGCAGAGGGTGTGAGAGCCTAGGCAGGAGGCAGCTAGGAAGAATGTAGGATTTGGGAGTGTGCAGATAGTCCTCTCCCCAAACCCAGAACATTCCGTGTGAGCGGGCCTCCTCATTTAAACATAGAACTTTGTCTTGGGGACGCTACCGTGTGAGTCGGTTAGGAGAGCCTCTGCCCGGATGGAGGGGAGCCGGTGAGGCCAGGACCACCGGGCACAGCCCTGAGGCACCAGCCCTGCTCCTTTCAGATCTCCCTGGCCAGCAGGACACCCAAGGACCAGGGCCTGTGCCACGTGCTGGAGCAGGTTTACAGCCTTCTTAAACAAGGGAGCTGAGGCCCCGCCtgccagggcctggagggggccTCTTGGTCAGACTCtgatccccaccccaccccccccacccccgtggtTTGGGCTGAGGGGGACTAGGACCAGGGGGTTCTCTTGGGGGCTGTGCCGCTCTGTTCCTGTGCAACTTAGCTGTGCGGTGGTTGGGGCACGGATAATAAAAGACAGAAGCAAATAGCCTGGGTGTGTGTCTcaccctggggggagggggagcccccTGCACTCGTCCCTGAGCACATGGGCTGCTGTCTGGGCAGTGGTACAGGAGGGGACGCTCCGAGCGCCCATGTTGCGGGCTTCTGGGGCTTCAGGGACATCTGGAGGACGTGACGCCTGTGCTGGTGGCTGGGCAAATGACTTTTCCCCCGGCTCCCCTGGACACtcacagagagccagggaggaagACCCACCCTGCACCACACGAAGCAAGAGGCTGTAGAAAGAGacatttaatacttaaaaaaaaaaaatcagggttacATTTCGATCTGCCGATTGTGGCCCAGGTTCCACTGCTCATGTCTGCTGGGAGGTCTGTGCTTCCCCCACGTAATGGCAATGAGGGGGCCTCAGAGCCAGGTGTCCCCGGGGCCTTTGCAAGGTCGTAAGAGGAGGGGAATGTGATCCAGTCCCGAGGTCCCCTAGTTGCGCCAATTTTTGGGTCAGGCAAGAGAGGAAGTAGCTGCGGGGCTCGGCTCTGTTGGTCGGGGCGGCTGCCTGCCTTGGTCTGTCTGTAGGAAGATGGCTGGGGCCGCGGTCGGCGGTGGGGGCAGTGGCTGGCTTGGGATCGGGGAGGCGCCTGTGACCCTCCGCAGGGTGGTCCCAGGGGTCTGGGACCACCTGCAGGACAGAGGCCACAAGACTCCTGTGGTCCCGTCTGTGGTGCACACGTGTGCCGTGGGCACGGCTGGTGGTGGCGGTTCGTGTCAGAGGATCGTCCGGTGTGCTTATCTGGGGCGGGGCACCCTACACTTGGGAGGCGAGGAGGGGGTGcggggcagggtggagggcacTGGAGGAGGGAGACGACGGCACCTCAGAGGCTGCTCGGAGAGGGCCGGCCTTAGGGGAACCCTGAGGACCCCAGGCTCATCTCTCCCCAGGGAGGCGGCATCCACGGGtgtgccagggcctggggagccCTGGAGTTGGGGCTGGGAAGGAGTGTTGTGGGTGAATTGAAAAGCAGGGTGGTGAGTGTCGGCCAGGGGTCCTGCTCAGAACCCCCATCTCCTCCTGTTCAGGGCAggtcccctgggggggggggggaggggtgtgtgtgtgtgtgcacgcgcgtgtgagAGTGAGGGGGCCCACCTGGAGTTACCCGCTCCTGGAGGCGTGGGAGGAAGTTAGTGTTTCTAAGAGCACCTTAGTGTTCGCCCCCTCGGGGCGCGGGGTCGGGGAGCGAAAATACTGCCCGGCCCCCAGACTGCCGCCTGGGGCGGGGaccgcggggtggggggtggggggggccctcGTGGAAGCGGGCCCCTCCCCGACATCCAGCCCTGCTGGCCCAGCGAGGCCCGCCTTCCCCCACGGGGAGCGCCTGCGGGCGCCGCCCCGGCTGCAGAAGGCCGACGTGGACGGGGCCGACGCGGTCACTGAGGCAGGGGCACCAGCACCTCCACGTAGCTGAGGGGGAAGAAGCCCGACTGGCCGTGGAGCATGCCCTCGTACCAGTTCTCGTCGATCTGGTTGGTCAGCGTGATGACGTCACCCTCGTGGAAGCCCAGCTCCCCGGCGTTCTCGGGCTCGAAGTCGTACAGAGCCTTGCAGCTCGGCTGGTCcagcggggctgggggtggggcttggcTCAGACCGCTGGCTCCTCCCCCCGCTCCCcgtccccgtccccccccccccccccccccccgggctcctGTCCCCCGAAGGGCAgctgctccttcctcctgcccgCCCAGCTTTGTCAGGAAGAACCAGGGGCGAGGGATGGGAATGGGCTCCACGAGTGGTCACCAAAACGCTCCTGGGAAGAGCTAGGGCTGCCCGGGGGCATCGGGGTGACAGAATGACCGTGCCACTCagagggcccggagcctgctggACACTCACGCCGATGGGGGGGCGTCCCGCCTGGGCCCGGCGccgagtccccccccccccccgagataGGCTGAGAGGACTGGCAGCAGGGGTGTCCACTCCTAccggaggaggggaggaggggaggagggaggccctCCTGAAACGGACTAGCAGGACTAGCAGGCGGGGAGCATGTAAGGGCGGGGCCGCGCCTGCGGGACACTCACGCATGCTCCTGCTGGGGGTCCGGATGGGCTTCTCAGAAGATCGGAAGGAAGACGAAGCTGCTCACACACAAAGCACAGAGGGGGTTGAAGACCCTGGGCGGGGCCTGGCTCTGCGGTTTGGGGGGGCAGCCGACTGGGGGgcggccccctccccgctccttACCTGTGATCTTGGGCGCCGTGGCACAGGGGAAGCCCCCGTTGGACTGCTCGGGCTCCCCGAGGTCGAAGGGCTCCCGGGGCTTGGGCTTGTACTCCCGCTTGGGGCGAGAGGAGGCTTCCCGCATCCTGCGTGCAGGGAGGAGAGCGGGGAGTGGCCGGCGGCCCAATCCCGTGTACGCCGCCACGATGAAGGGACGCCTCGCCTCCCGCCTTTTGTACTGCTGCCCCCCGGGGCCAGGCCTGGGCGCAGAGGCCCGATGGGTCTAACCACAAGGCCCCCCGGTCGGTCAGCTCCCCCCCACTCCCGGCTCGGGCCCTTCTCAGAGGCTGCCGGCTGGCCAGGTCCTGCCAGACCTGAAGTCCCTTAGCATGCCCACCCTGCCTGGGAACATGGCTG
This sequence is a window from Prionailurus bengalensis isolate Pbe53 chromosome A2, Fcat_Pben_1.1_paternal_pri, whole genome shotgun sequence. Protein-coding genes within it:
- the MPND gene encoding MPN domain-containing protein isoform X2 translates to MAAPEPLSPAGGAGEEAPDEDEDEAEAEDPERPAGAGGARSGGGGGGGGVGGGGGGGGAGAGAGPGGCGGPGGALTRRAVTLRVLLKDALLEPGAGVLSIYYLGKKFMGDLQPDGRIVWQETGQVFNSPSAWATHCKKLVNPAKKSGCGWASVKYKGQKLDKYKAAWLRRHQLHIPTAAADESPASEGEEEELLMEEEEEEVLAGVSTEDKSRRLPAKGPLEPAHPEAVPPGKRVENKIRVPVRYCMLGSRDSARNPHTLVEVTSFAAINKFQPFNVAISSNVLFLLDFHSHLTRSEVVGYLGGRWDINSQMLTVLRAFPCRSRLGDADMAATMEEEIYQSLLLRGLSLVGWYHSHPHSPALPSLQDIDSQMDYQLRLQGSSNGFQPCLALLCAPYYSGNPGPESKISPFWVMPPPEQRPSDYGIPMDVEMAYVQDNFLTNDILHEMMLLVEFYKGAPDLVRFQEPWSQEHTYLDKLKISLASRTPKDQGLCHVLEQVYSLLKQGS
- the MPND gene encoding MPN domain-containing protein isoform X1, whose protein sequence is MAAPEPLSPAGGAGEEAPDEDEDEAEAEDPERPAGAGGARSGGGGGGGGVGGGGGGGGAGAGAGPGGCGGPGGALTRRAVTLRVLLKDALLEPGAGVLSIYYLGKKFMGDLQPDGRIVWQETGQVFNSPSAWATHCKKLVNPAKKSGCGWASVKYKGQKLDKYKAAWLRRHQLHIPTAAADESPASEGEEEELLMEEEEEEVLAGVSTEDKSRRLPAKGPLEPAHPEAVPPGKRVENKIRVPVRYCMLGSRDSARNPHTLVEVTSFAAINKFQPFNVAISSNVLFLLDFHSHLTRSEVVGYLGGRWDINSQMLTVLRAFPCRSRLGDADMAATMEEEIYQSLLLRGLSLVGWYHSHPHSPALPSLQDIDSQMDYQLRLQGSSNGFQPCLALLCAPYYSGNPGPESKISPFWVMPPPECDSLTAGPGRIPSWDRRLGVTGSCPCQQRPSDYGIPMDVEMAYVQDNFLTNDILHEMMLLVEFYKGAPDLVRFQEPWSQEHTYLDKLKISLASRTPKDQGLCHVLEQVYSLLKQGS
- the MPND gene encoding MPN domain-containing protein isoform X3, coding for MAAPEPLSPAGGAGEEAPDEDEDEAEAEDPERPAGAGGARSGGGGGGGGVGGGGGGGGAGAGAGPGGCGGPGGALTRRAVTLRVLLKDALLEPGAGVLSIYYLGKKFMGDLQPDGRIVWQETGQVFNSPSAWATHCKKLVNPAKKSGCGWASVKYKGQKLDKYKAAWLRRHQLHIPTAAADESPASEGEEEELLMEEEEEEVLAGVSTEDKSRRLPAKGPLEPAHPEAVPPGKRVENKIRVPVRYCMLGSRDSARNPHTLVEVTSFAAINKFQPFNVAISSNVLFLLDFHSHLTRSEVVGYLGGRWDINSQMLTVLRAFPCRSRLGDADMAATMEEEVAPPSLPRAPVSRPCLARRKSPVNISCHSQQRCPSGALYVPGAVQRAPHPPSGTASDPWGQANRCGFCTHVSRPASFLLLTPALASAC